ATCTCTAATGCCATTCAAACTTCATAAACTACTAGCTGTATCCAtccgcttcgctgagcatttaaaattaacattattatttctcgcccctacaaagattctcatcttgaacgcccccgcaactggtgtagggagtccaacactcatataaatattagcctatccattaattacatgtattttttacatggataccaagttataagtcaatcggatgcatggtttagtaaTTATAACggtacatccgtaaaaaccacggtagatttatatattagtatagattattaaacATAAATTCATAGAACAAATTTAAGTAATACCTATTGTATCATCTACAAtcaaattatgttatttaaataaaacggtTGATTAAAACCGCATTTAGTTGCAGAAGTACTTAACGAAACTTTGGTTGGGTTGTTACCTATTAAGCGTACATTATGAATAAGACCATCGTTATCCGgcttatttgtatttgttttacttGAGTTTACGTGTTAATAGGATAATAGAACTTATGGTATTACGCAATTTGGCAGCTCACCGTACATAAAAAGCTAAGTGTTAATGTCATTCCTCGGTTTCAATTTCAGATTAAATTCTAATTAGTACCGTACATATCTGAGATTCTATGAAAATGAACTTATGCTCATAATTCCTACCGACTTGAAGATGTCAATTCATTCAGATTTGTCAATGTCATCCATAGGTTTTGGTCAAAGCTAGGGTAAACACTAAACAGTTTCTGCATTACAACtacaacatttaatttatataaaatcttattaaatttgcaggatacatataaaataagttAGAGAAATCGTACCACACTTACTTAAAACACATGATAacctataaataaaacaattatgtgCACAGAGAGATATCTAAAGTAACATTAAAGACATTAAAAGTTTGATTTATATAATCAGATCTAAATAAGTACCATTCTGATGTACGTAAACCTTTACTTTTATTATAAGCGGTAACACTATCCAAATGCCCAAATGTTCATTGAAAAACCGGTGAGTATCCTTTTTAAAGATCAAATATTGTTTTGCTTGCAACGTGTACTGTGCGCCTAAATATTTActctgtaaaatatttaaaataacattacttGTAGTGAGCTTGTAAGttttataaataagaaataaaatttgacaTTATTTAGGTGAAACACATTgggtattttaatcaattttattaaaatcatctAAATGATTTCCTATTGTCAAACAGACTACTGCAACTACGGCTGAGCACTTGTGTAACAACAGTACTATGTTTAGTGGCAAttataaatttcttttcattCTACGGAAAATACAATTACTCTCATATAAATCCACAAGACATACCCAATCAATTGTATAAAGAAATAGCTTCAAACATAGTTTTGAAAAAGTCGAAACCAGACTGTGAGTTTGAGAATATTTTGAAAAGTACAAAAACTACAGACAGCTGGGATGCGCCGAAGAAGAATGAAAACTTCAAAGCCAACAATATTGTTAACGGTAGCTATGTTCCTGAAGAATGCAACCCAATGTTCAGTGTGGCCGTGATAGTTACATACAGGAACAGACAAAAACACCTGGATGTCTTTCTACCATACATGCACAACTTTTTGAGGAAGCAACAATTGCATTATAAGTGAgtagaaaatataattattatgttttattatgaaCTAAGCACACATCTTGGGTAACAAATCAGTTGAATGTATGCCTAAATTGTTTATATTgataatttctatatttatacACTTAGCAATCCTTTTATTAAAAGGAAAACAAATACCCTGACTAATACATTACAATAATGAAGATTTTAGATGAGGATTGAAACACTTGATCTAATCCAAATATTTTTGGCCAAATCGCTGTACTATAAATATGTACCTAACACATATATGTACATGAACAATTTCCTTGCAGAAGGAAATATTTCTCTAGATCAGAAAAGTAGTGGTGCCGTTGACATCATGTTGTTTTAGATCTCGAATAACTTACCAGTAGTAGAACCACAAACTCGTCTACCTATGTACACTGTAAAAACACCTAAAAGCTATGATTACGTAAACAAAATGTGTCTATGAGTAATTGCCATTCAGGTTATGTCAGTTGGGTGTTGTTAATTGTCATATTTATGGCAATATACTAGCTTATGCCTTATGGATCTTTCTGATGTCTTTTGGGTGCTGTTGGACACTGCCAATACTAACACTCGCAGGAGCTAAAGCATATGTCACTGTACTGGTCAAACTTGTCAAAGTGTTTGATGTGACACTTAGCTCATAGCCACTGTCATAgtacactgagtttctcgtaaGATCTTAGTGGGAATAATTGCTTTCAACTTTTAGGCCTCCATCAGCTGCGCTCATGTAGTTTCTAACAAAGTCTTCCCTCCCACCTCGGCCCTCAAACTCGTCTCTCTGTCTGGGTCATCTCTTGGCCACAAGCATgctaaaactaaactaataacattttttattttcagctATTTTCCCATAAACTTGGTttagtaaaaaaacaataaaatgtgtCAGAAAACCAAGAAATGATTATCGTTAGTAAATGTTCAATATAAATTTGTAGATTAGATAAGATATCCTGCAATTAAAGGCCGGTTTATGACTTTCTGTAAAAGTTTGATTGAGCGATTAGACTTTCCATTGTATTTAGTGTTAGAATTATGATTTGATTTGTACTGTATCATTATCTTGTAAGACAAAACCGCACTAGATCTtagtttgaatttaaaatgtgtATTCAGATGGTGAAAGGAGGGACTTCAACTGTCCTATTTTATATCTCATACATTATATACCTTGTACAAAGATTTACCTTGTACTATTTAACTTTGAAATTAACTCAAAAATTTCGAAACCATATTGGCTCAGCTCTATGTCCCATAGATCCCCCCTCTATGTCCCATAGTACCCCATATGGAGGTAGAGCAATACTTTGAAGTTGTAAGAAGTGACTATCAGTGGACAGTGACCTCGCCATACTACTGGCATTTCTTCTCAGCGTCTGTCGCCATTTACTAATGACTGAGATATTGAAACAGAAATCATTTtagattataaaatttataaaataatttcacacCATCATCTGTCACTATCGGACCTGAATGTGGTGGTAAATATTCGGGTTGTAGCAATATGAATAAATGAGGCAAGTTCATTATTCTCAGAATTTGCAATAAACTCCATTGTTTCTTATCAAATTACCTTAATTATGTATAAACCCGATAAATATTTTTCCAGAATATACTTAATTGAACAAGAAGATAAAAAACCATGGAACAAAGGCTTGCTTTACAATATCGGTGCCAAAAGGGCCATAGCCGAAAAATTCCCCTGCCTCATATTGCACGATGTGGATCTTCTACCATTAGATGAAAGCAATCTCTATGCCTGCCTGAACAACCCGCGACACATGAGCGCCAGCATAGACAAGTTCAGATACGTCCTGACTTACGATTATCTAGTCGGTGGAGTGTTGGCGATAACGGCGGACCAGTTCGTGAAGGTTAATGGGTTTTCTAACAGATTCGAAGGATGGGGCGGAGAAGATGATGACTTTTACGAAAGACTGTCTGCGCACGGATTCAACGTTGTGAGGTGAGTCGGAATTTGTGGCCGATTTGTCTCGTCACCTACAACCTAgcagaaaaaaattcaaaccgtCAAGCAGGTGCTGAGTTGGAATCAATCCAACTCAGCACCTGCCGTGACACGTCAGCCGCCAAGCAGTCATTTCTTTTGATTCAAGGGTCGGACAGCCCATACACAATACCATTGAGACAGACCTCACGTACCACGGAAATGAGCGGTGGTCACgtagtgatgtctatgagctcccgtGACCACTTCACACTGCGTGGACCATGAGTTTTATCACCCACCTACTTACTAAATTAATACTTTTACCTTGGATTGGATTTCTGCAGAGGAGACTATGATCAATATAATAAATGTCTTTGCTAAATCTTGAAGTCACAATTTGAACAATGCATAACGCGAAACAATGCAAACTTTATGATGATGAATAGAATGAATGTTTCAGGTTCCCACCTCGCATGTCGCGATATACCATGTTGGTTCACCCTCAGGAGCCAAAGAACTCGAGAAGACATCAAATTATGGCCGAAAATCTCCATACGAAAAGTCACGACGGCTACGACTCCGTGCACTACCAGACTGTAGACGAAAGACAACAGAAACTGTTCACCCAACTGCGAGTCAAGTTATGATAATAGTTTTACATAAtcgtaaatagataaataagttaATGCGCGCACGAAGTGGCGGGAATACAttcaactttaaaataaatatgtaacggGGTTCGTGGTGATGCGTAACGCGAAATCCTTAAAAGGGGCGCAAatcaataattacttttttttcctacctatgctgatagccttgagacgctatttcagcttcgccttgtgcaaaatgcacaaatgtggtaaaatgacacaaagctgctggacgtaacttctcgggatcctccaaaaagtccactgaaaaaatctctgtaaatgatcaccattttactgagattatatgtcatcccatatcatatcatctcatttcattttattacattccagttgattaatgtctcaaattaatcatcttcatttcttttcactccttaatatcatttttttataaaaataagaatataaattaaaacatgaCAGTGAGACAtcaagacatgacctaaaggtcctagttaccaggtcataaaatcactttaaaaaaaagcagtttGGTTGTAGTGCGGGGTCAATGCCCCCTTGACACGTGCGATGCGCGCGAACTGCCCCGCTtgcaatacgaccgacgtaacttggcgagtccgaACTTCGCGCAGAAGGCTGCGCACAAACGTTTTTAGGAACCAAATGGTGGTATGAGCAACGTGCGCGGGGCGGAGGTCTAGGCTAGGGATTGACTCTATGTAAACTCAATCGTCCCTTTATT
The Bombyx mori chromosome 17, ASM3026992v2 DNA segment above includes these coding regions:
- the LOC101737980 gene encoding beta-1,4-N-acetylgalactosaminyltransferase bre-4, producing the protein MPKCSLKNRLLQLRLSTCVTTVLCLVAIINFFSFYGKYNYSHINPQDIPNQLYKEIASNIVLKKSKPDCEFENILKSTKTTDSWDAPKKNENFKANNIVNGSYVPEECNPMFSVAVIVTYRNRQKHLDVFLPYMHNFLRKQQLHYKIYLIEQEDKKPWNKGLLYNIGAKRAIAEKFPCLILHDVDLLPLDESNLYACLNNPRHMSASIDKFRYVLTYDYLVGGVLAITADQFVKVNGFSNRFEGWGGEDDDFYERLSAHGFNVVRFPPRMSRYTMLVHPQEPKNSRRHQIMAENLHTKSHDGYDSVHYQTVDERQQKLFTQLRVKL